In Miniphocaeibacter halophilus, the following proteins share a genomic window:
- a CDS encoding cell wall-binding repeat-containing protein: MNKSKRIFGILMSFVMVFSIFAGNLSYADTSLSSNTVKYEHNVKIDGVKGGGSGTAYLDLGLKLKKSGNSTATDIDDVEELEKKAEYTVEYNTEKYVLNSIDINNKNVKSTSFKVPDTNEEIFIMFNFRNKSTSLVEIKVYADNEQIAPSNADLEINGKKFAFGDEQIYLTKSKDYPISYNTVDFKFDSMKIDGVKTTSSTINTSKDNISVEIYLTRVTDNRKITVDFKAPTEIKNKIKISSTIENFVLNKEIKIKEGDYTVTFTNIPEDYEVIVRDNGGIVIEKDKSNSTKTKSVYKIALTKTAKVEFGLKSENYKVLIDAPRISSNNRGVEEFNVYTTPSTEVNIKLMDTVDNRELAAKTVKTDLNGKATVKLENTGILTSGGVIVKATAESNNLVAENSVKITSETTKLEVKADEINIGDKKITGTSTGASVKAYIYNTSTKKFTELSEAKVSNGKFEIEHKTGFVNDDQIYIKALNSEDEGVYTVIKTASSVERLYGSTRFITAVKIAKESYPTTDAVVIANGYVSADALAAGPLANELNAPILLVEKDFVAQDVVSYIEESGATKIYIAGGPNSVSDKVITNIKPSASTKTERIYGTDRYETSLKIAEKLVENHNYNKSVIFANGLDDKDADALAASTYATQSKQAIILSRNNATTDKVKAGLKDLNITSAEIVGGPKTLSDKAVTDAGLTLGTRTYGDNRYETSVAIAEKLENVNSIIIANGYKSADALTAASLAKTKNAAILLSAENSITNSQTEFIKSKKPIGTLYIAGGPKSVFDTLEKTLEDLIK; encoded by the coding sequence ATGAACAAGAGTAAAAGAATTTTTGGAATTTTAATGTCATTTGTAATGGTATTTTCTATTTTTGCTGGAAATTTGTCTTATGCAGATACAAGTTTAAGCAGTAATACAGTAAAATATGAACATAATGTTAAAATTGATGGTGTAAAAGGGGGCGGCAGTGGAACTGCTTATTTAGATTTAGGACTTAAATTAAAAAAATCCGGAAATAGTACTGCTACAGATATAGATGATGTAGAAGAACTAGAAAAAAAGGCTGAATACACTGTAGAATATAATACCGAAAAATATGTTTTAAATTCAATAGACATAAATAATAAAAATGTTAAATCAACTTCATTTAAAGTTCCGGATACTAATGAAGAAATATTTATTATGTTTAATTTTAGAAACAAATCAACTTCACTTGTAGAAATTAAAGTATATGCTGATAATGAACAAATAGCACCAAGTAATGCAGATTTAGAAATAAATGGTAAAAAATTTGCTTTTGGTGATGAACAGATATACTTAACAAAAAGCAAAGATTACCCTATAAGTTATAATACAGTGGATTTTAAATTTGATAGTATGAAAATTGACGGTGTTAAAACTACAAGTTCTACTATTAATACAAGTAAAGATAATATTTCTGTAGAAATATATTTGACTAGAGTTACAGATAATAGAAAAATAACAGTAGATTTTAAAGCACCTACTGAAATTAAAAATAAAATAAAAATCAGTTCAACTATTGAAAATTTTGTTTTAAATAAAGAAATTAAGATAAAAGAAGGAGACTATACTGTTACTTTTACAAATATTCCTGAAGATTATGAAGTAATTGTAAGAGATAATGGTGGAATTGTTATTGAAAAAGACAAATCCAATAGTACAAAAACAAAATCTGTTTATAAAATTGCTTTAACAAAGACAGCGAAAGTTGAATTTGGATTAAAAAGTGAAAATTATAAAGTTTTAATAGATGCACCTAGAATTTCCAGTAATAATAGAGGTGTGGAAGAATTTAACGTTTATACAACACCTAGTACGGAAGTTAATATTAAATTAATGGATACAGTAGATAATAGGGAATTAGCAGCTAAAACAGTAAAGACAGATTTAAATGGTAAGGCTACAGTTAAATTAGAAAATACTGGAATATTAACAAGTGGTGGTGTTATTGTTAAGGCTACTGCAGAAAGTAATAATTTAGTTGCAGAGAATTCTGTGAAAATTACTTCTGAAACAACAAAATTAGAAGTTAAGGCTGATGAAATAAATATAGGTGATAAGAAAATTACAGGTACTTCAACAGGTGCTTCTGTAAAGGCTTATATTTATAATACAAGCACTAAGAAATTTACTGAATTAAGTGAAGCTAAAGTATCAAATGGTAAATTTGAAATAGAACATAAAACAGGTTTTGTTAATGATGACCAAATTTATATTAAGGCTTTAAACTCTGAGGATGAAGGCGTATATACTGTAATAAAAACAGCTTCTTCTGTTGAAAGACTATATGGTTCTACTAGATTTATTACAGCAGTAAAAATAGCAAAGGAATCCTATCCAACAACAGATGCAGTTGTTATTGCTAATGGATATGTTTCAGCAGATGCACTGGCAGCAGGACCTTTAGCTAATGAGTTAAATGCTCCAATACTATTAGTAGAAAAAGATTTTGTTGCACAAGATGTTGTTAGCTATATTGAAGAATCCGGTGCTACAAAAATATATATAGCTGGTGGACCAAATTCAGTATCAGATAAGGTTATTACAAATATAAAACCTTCTGCATCAACAAAAACTGAAAGAATTTATGGCACTGACAGGTATGAAACATCTTTAAAAATAGCAGAAAAATTAGTTGAAAACCACAACTATAATAAATCAGTTATTTTTGCTAATGGTTTAGATGATAAGGATGCCGATGCTTTAGCAGCATCAACTTATGCTACTCAATCAAAGCAAGCTATTATTTTAAGTAGAAATAATGCTACAACAGATAAGGTAAAAGCCGGTTTAAAAGATTTAAATATTACTAGTGCAGAAATAGTTGGTGGACCAAAGACCCTATCAGACAAAGCAGTTACTGATGCCGGTTTAACTCTTGGTACTAGAACATATGGCGATAATCGTTATGAAACCTCAGTTGCTATTGCGGAAAAACTGGAAAATGTTAATTCAATTATTATTGCAAATGGCTACAAGTCAGCAGATGCTTTAACAGCAGCTTCCTTGGCTAAAACAAAAAATGCAGCAATATTATTGTCAGCTGAAAATAGTATTACAAATTCACAAACTGAATTTATTAAGAGCAAAAAACCAATTGGCACTCTTTATATAGCTGGTGGACCTAAGTCTGTATTTGATACATTAGAGAAAACTTTAGAGGATTTAATTAAATAA
- a CDS encoding cell wall-binding repeat-containing protein — protein sequence MRKKFTGLLLALTLIINIYPVVSKADNSLNIRRLSGKDRYETAINISRGTFSNSKYIIIASGEDYHDALVGGTLAAQIKAPILLIGKNNVPIEVLDEIKRLSIEQIYLLGGTNTISAKSGDILKETGAKVERLYGANRVETAKKIEEIRYSFAEYIIPGDYYAVVDGRNFADALAAAPFVGQMDPVTYLYPYMENVSSGKSYYMVFGGTSSVPKGYNERIRYAGKNRYDTATKVADAYKSQLKRDIDTIVLVNGEDYPDALASAPVASINNGAILLTGSKKLSSETREYILNNSNIENIIIVGGENSVSSNIENELEAING from the coding sequence ATGAGAAAAAAATTTACAGGTTTACTTTTAGCCTTAACATTAATTATTAATATTTATCCTGTTGTTTCTAAGGCTGACAATAGCTTGAATATAAGAAGATTAAGCGGCAAGGACCGGTATGAAACAGCTATTAATATAAGCAGAGGTACTTTTAGTAATTCTAAATATATTATTATTGCCAGTGGTGAAGACTACCACGATGCTTTAGTAGGAGGAACCTTAGCTGCACAAATCAAAGCACCTATTTTACTAATAGGAAAGAATAATGTACCAATTGAGGTTTTAGACGAAATAAAAAGATTATCGATAGAGCAGATTTATTTACTTGGTGGAACAAATACTATTTCAGCTAAATCTGGAGATATTTTAAAAGAAACAGGTGCAAAAGTTGAAAGACTATATGGGGCAAATAGAGTAGAAACTGCAAAAAAAATTGAAGAAATACGATATAGTTTTGCTGAATACATAATCCCCGGAGATTATTACGCTGTTGTAGATGGACGAAACTTTGCCGATGCATTAGCTGCTGCTCCCTTTGTTGGTCAAATGGATCCTGTTACTTATTTATATCCATATATGGAAAATGTAAGTTCCGGAAAATCATATTATATGGTTTTTGGAGGAACATCCTCTGTACCAAAGGGATATAATGAAAGAATTCGATATGCCGGTAAAAACCGTTACGATACAGCAACAAAAGTAGCAGATGCCTATAAAAGTCAACTAAAAAGAGATATTGACACCATTGTCTTAGTAAATGGCGAAGATTACCCTGATGCTCTTGCTTCGGCTCCTGTAGCTAGTATTAACAATGGGGCAATTTTATTAACTGGAAGTAAAAAATTATCATCTGAGACAAGGGAATATATTTTAAACAATAGCAATATAGAAAATATTATTATTGTAGGTGGAGAAAATTCTGTTTCTTCAAATATTGAAAATGAATTAGAGGCTATAAATGGATAA
- a CDS encoding sigma-70 family RNA polymerase sigma factor, whose protein sequence is MVNLVEKIIKEKDISKAHIVVESYKPLLISAIKKFYNKHNLFEELLQEGVLEICEAILDFDESKNIPFSGYLKSRIYYFYLGKNNIKDDYISLDKEIEGEENISLIDLITDSTNIEEDYSIKERNQILYYGLNKLTENQKNIIVDFYFKDMSLKEIASKYGKSYRTIVNTKTNGLKSLKKTLINNGNF, encoded by the coding sequence TTGGTAAATTTAGTTGAGAAAATTATTAAAGAAAAGGACATTTCAAAGGCCCATATTGTTGTTGAAAGTTACAAACCCTTGTTAATTTCTGCTATTAAAAAGTTCTATAATAAGCATAATTTATTTGAAGAGCTATTACAGGAAGGGGTTTTAGAAATTTGTGAAGCTATTTTAGATTTTGATGAAAGTAAGAATATTCCATTTTCCGGATATTTAAAGTCCAGAATATATTATTTTTATTTAGGGAAAAACAATATAAAAGATGACTATATTTCCTTAGATAAGGAAATAGAAGGGGAAGAAAATATTTCTTTAATAGATTTAATTACAGACAGCACAAATATTGAGGAAGATTATAGTATTAAGGAAAGAAATCAAATCTTATATTATGGCTTAAATAAGCTTACTGAAAATCAAAAAAACATTATTGTAGATTTTTATTTTAAGGATATGAGTTTAAAGGAAATTGCTAGTAAATATGGTAAATCCTATAGGACTATTGTAAATACAAAAACCAATGGTTTAAAGAGTTTAAAGAAAACTTTAATTAATAATGGTAATTTTTAA
- a CDS encoding cell wall-binding repeat-containing protein: MKRKFGILSFFMAIFMIIGYLPNNSKADNKIDFQINLHGPSKIVDRFTLTVEGKNVKNQRQKVSKNSNINIKNPTEYYIGSFYNDYFQFGSMHTDDYKVGSKDEVRDYYLTDLNVYNKIVLDTPVVGSKEIKVYGVPETEFTSYVHNLKTYENSELKTGLINENGIGTISFDNALKNNEEVRVYNRGDFVYYDSISTKKTIRDLNLKVDIISAGDTEIKGRAKGNFALYIIDTVDEKSFRYSVKLNNNFTIPVKEIKETDIILARAYSEDLVTNINKLDIHNEESENITRLAGADRFLTSLEIANKLYPTTENIVIANGDISADALSAGPLANELNAPILLVKSNNMKEEIQDYIQKSGAENIYIIGGKSSVSDYIYNLLNKLGKKNIERIAGKDRYETSIEILKKLKKDFSYGNSIIITNGLEGKDVDALAAGPYARENKQGIVLTDGKNLRTYVSKELKDLNIKSAIIVGGKNTVADNVLSSTNINISNRIAGSNRQETSLEIAKKLNSPDTLIVANGYKSPDALTAISLSKVENAPIILTDGKILTNSQEKYIMDIKKKEEMEKIFIVGGKSSVSSNLYNKLDSIFK; this comes from the coding sequence ATGAAGAGGAAATTTGGAATACTGTCTTTTTTTATGGCAATCTTTATGATTATTGGCTATTTACCAAATAATTCTAAAGCAGATAATAAAATCGATTTCCAAATTAATCTACATGGACCAAGTAAAATAGTAGATAGATTTACACTAACTGTAGAGGGGAAAAATGTTAAAAATCAAAGACAGAAAGTTAGTAAAAATTCTAATATTAATATAAAAAATCCAACGGAATATTATATTGGAAGTTTTTATAATGATTATTTTCAATTTGGAAGTATGCATACCGATGATTATAAGGTAGGAAGTAAGGATGAAGTAAGAGATTATTATTTAACCGATTTGAATGTATATAATAAGATAGTTTTGGATACTCCGGTTGTAGGAAGTAAGGAAATAAAGGTCTATGGTGTTCCCGAAACTGAATTTACTTCCTATGTTCATAATTTAAAAACCTACGAAAATTCAGAATTAAAAACAGGTCTTATTAATGAAAATGGTATAGGAACAATTTCTTTTGATAACGCCCTTAAAAATAATGAAGAGGTAAGGGTCTATAACAGAGGAGATTTTGTTTATTATGACAGCATATCAACTAAAAAAACTATAAGGGATTTAAATTTAAAAGTAGATATTATTTCAGCAGGAGATACTGAAATAAAAGGAAGGGCAAAAGGAAATTTTGCTTTATATATTATTGATACTGTAGATGAAAAATCTTTTAGGTATTCTGTAAAATTAAATAATAATTTTACTATTCCAGTTAAAGAAATAAAGGAAACAGATATTATTTTAGCCAGAGCATATTCGGAGGATTTAGTTACTAATATTAATAAACTGGATATTCATAATGAAGAAAGTGAAAATATTACAAGACTAGCCGGTGCTGACAGATTTTTGACTTCTTTAGAAATAGCAAATAAGTTATATCCGACAACGGAAAACATTGTTATAGCAAATGGAGATATTTCAGCAGATGCTTTATCAGCAGGACCCTTAGCAAATGAATTAAATGCACCTATTTTACTTGTTAAGTCAAATAATATGAAAGAGGAAATACAGGATTATATTCAAAAATCAGGTGCAGAGAATATTTATATTATTGGTGGTAAATCCTCTGTTTCAGATTATATATATAATTTGTTAAATAAATTAGGAAAGAAAAATATTGAAAGAATTGCAGGTAAAGACCGTTATGAAACTTCTATTGAAATTCTTAAAAAATTAAAAAAAGATTTTTCTTATGGCAATTCTATTATTATAACAAATGGTTTAGAAGGTAAAGATGTTGATGCACTAGCAGCAGGACCTTATGCTAGGGAAAATAAACAAGGTATTGTTTTAACTGATGGAAAAAATTTAAGGACCTATGTTAGTAAGGAACTGAAGGATTTAAATATTAAGTCAGCTATAATAGTAGGTGGAAAAAACACTGTAGCCGATAATGTTTTAAGTAGTACCAATATAAATATAAGCAATAGAATAGCCGGAAGTAATAGACAGGAAACATCTTTAGAAATTGCTAAGAAACTAAATAGTCCAGATACACTAATAGTTGCAAATGGATATAAATCACCGGATGCATTGACAGCAATTTCATTATCTAAGGTTGAAAATGCGCCTATTATTTTAACTGATGGAAAGATTTTAACAAATTCTCAAGAAAAATATATTATGGATATAAAAAAGAAAGAGGAAATGGAAAAGATATTTATAGTTGGTGGAAAATCATCAGTAAGTTCTAATTTATATAATAAGTTAGATAGTATATTTAAATAA
- a CDS encoding cell wall-binding repeat-containing protein, producing the protein MKKRFRVGSLALSLAIICGSFIPTIAQADDKVETTNMKVTRIDGADRIETAVKASQKTFQKGSRYVVLASGEKFADALVGGTLATQIKAPILLTGKDNLPKEVEKEILRLNPEKIFLLGGRNTISDEVEGQIMLLRKRVDRLAGKDRYETAVAIWGQRTDLATENIFIDDYAAFNGNDFADALAAAPFVGQNQWLPLIPYVEGGKPAAIVFGGLNSVPKTLDREIRYAGADRIGTAVEIAKAYKGVLKKDIDTVVLVDGYDFPDALASAPVASMNNGAVLLTNSKTLSKGTKEYIVGNKNIKKIIIVGGENSVSSDIEKELKALKVEKPVDESEEEKPTTPTEETKPTTNIKENISTDPTKNNDVKTPEKVEENK; encoded by the coding sequence ATGAAAAAAAGATTTAGAGTTGGAAGCTTGGCATTATCATTAGCTATTATTTGTGGTTCTTTTATTCCAACAATTGCTCAAGCAGACGACAAGGTAGAAACAACTAATATGAAGGTAACAAGAATTGACGGTGCAGACAGAATTGAAACAGCAGTTAAGGCTAGTCAAAAAACTTTCCAAAAAGGCTCAAGATATGTAGTTCTTGCAAGTGGAGAAAAGTTTGCAGATGCTTTAGTCGGTGGAACCTTAGCTACACAAATAAAAGCTCCTATTCTATTAACAGGAAAAGATAATTTACCTAAAGAAGTTGAAAAGGAAATTCTAAGATTAAATCCAGAGAAAATATTTTTACTTGGCGGAAGAAATACTATATCTGATGAAGTTGAAGGACAAATTATGTTGTTAAGAAAAAGAGTTGATAGACTTGCTGGTAAGGATAGATATGAAACAGCAGTAGCTATTTGGGGACAAAGGACAGATTTAGCTACAGAAAATATTTTTATCGATGATTATGCTGCCTTTAATGGCAATGATTTCGCAGATGCTCTAGCTGCAGCACCTTTTGTTGGACAAAATCAATGGTTGCCTTTAATTCCTTATGTTGAAGGCGGTAAACCAGCTGCAATAGTATTTGGTGGGTTAAATTCAGTACCAAAAACTCTAGATAGAGAAATTAGATATGCTGGCGCTGACAGAATTGGAACAGCAGTTGAGATTGCCAAAGCCTACAAAGGTGTTTTAAAGAAGGATATTGACACAGTAGTTCTTGTTGATGGTTACGATTTTCCGGACGCTTTAGCTTCTGCACCAGTAGCAAGTATGAACAATGGAGCAGTACTTTTAACTAATTCAAAAACACTTTCCAAAGGTACTAAGGAATATATTGTAGGAAATAAAAATATTAAAAAAATAATTATTGTTGGTGGAGAAAATTCAGTTTCTTCAGATATTGAGAAAGAATTAAAGGCTTTAAAGGTAGAAAAACCTGTTGACGAAAGTGAAGAAGAAAAACCAACAACACCAACAGAAGAGACTAAACCAACAACAAATATAAAAGAAAATATTTCAACTGATCCTACAAAAAATAATGATGTAAAAACTCCAGAAAAAGTAGAAGAAAATAAATAA
- a CDS encoding cell wall-binding repeat-containing protein: MLKSKKTISILLALVLVLSVYAGTKSLAENNKEPGSGADGAATAPTTETSDEATTAPTTAPTTETSDEATTAPTTAPTTETSDTTNATDNKEIETVVVIEKIKIGSKEIKGRDVTDWSEYGFKFINEVSENDNKLVTSTNTTVKGTTSTEEKDIINYVYTVSSSKHKIEKIDFNPSRNKGNDAYSFKATVNRVYLTITLKSDEEIDKVTRLEGTDRYETAVEIAKEAYPTAKNVIIANGEVSADALAAGPLANELEAPILLVRNNSAIQGVKNYIRDNGVEKIYVVGGPNSVSKDLLAELLAIDTKIKSERINGKDRYETSIKVATTLKDKGYTNGVIIANGTDAKDADALAASTYATENKMPIVLTNGSVLTTEVKAGLKTIGATNATIIGGPQTVAENIINGTALTYTSEGRISGANRFETSIAIAEKLTQANVKTVVVANGYKSPDALTAGPLAFTKNAAIILSTETDFTSSQNTYIGTIKNIETAYIAGGVNSVKPAVKTALETLVENSRDK, from the coding sequence ATGTTAAAATCAAAAAAAACAATAAGTATTTTATTAGCTTTAGTTTTAGTATTATCAGTTTATGCAGGTACAAAATCTCTAGCAGAAAATAATAAGGAGCCAGGATCTGGTGCAGATGGAGCAGCTACTGCACCAACTACGGAAACATCTGATGAAGCAACTACTGCACCAACTACTGCACCAACTACGGAAACATCTGATGAAGCAACTACTGCACCAACTACTGCACCAACTACGGAAACATCTGATACAACTAATGCAACAGATAATAAAGAAATAGAAACTGTTGTTGTTATTGAAAAGATAAAAATAGGTAGTAAAGAAATAAAAGGTAGAGATGTAACTGATTGGTCTGAATATGGATTTAAATTTATAAATGAAGTATCAGAGAATGATAATAAGTTGGTTACTAGTACTAATACTACAGTAAAGGGAACTACTTCTACAGAAGAAAAAGATATTATAAATTATGTTTACACAGTATCCTCAAGTAAGCATAAAATAGAAAAAATAGATTTTAATCCTAGTAGAAATAAAGGAAATGATGCTTATTCTTTCAAAGCAACAGTAAATAGAGTTTATTTGACTATTACTTTAAAATCAGATGAAGAAATTGATAAAGTAACAAGACTTGAAGGTACTGATCGTTATGAAACAGCAGTTGAAATAGCTAAAGAAGCTTATCCAACAGCGAAAAATGTAATAATAGCAAATGGAGAAGTTTCAGCAGATGCATTAGCAGCAGGACCTTTAGCAAATGAATTGGAAGCTCCAATACTTTTAGTTAGAAATAACTCTGCAATTCAAGGTGTTAAAAACTATATTAGAGATAATGGTGTAGAAAAAATATATGTAGTAGGTGGACCAAATTCAGTTTCTAAAGATTTATTAGCAGAGCTATTAGCTATAGATACAAAAATTAAATCTGAAAGAATTAATGGTAAAGACCGTTACGAAACTTCTATTAAGGTAGCTACTACATTAAAAGATAAAGGTTATACTAATGGAGTAATTATAGCAAATGGTACAGATGCAAAAGATGCCGATGCCTTAGCAGCATCAACTTATGCAACAGAAAACAAAATGCCAATAGTATTAACTAATGGAAGTGTATTAACTACAGAAGTTAAAGCTGGTTTAAAAACTATAGGGGCAACAAATGCTACTATAATTGGTGGACCACAAACAGTTGCTGAAAATATAATTAATGGAACAGCTCTTACTTATACAAGTGAAGGAAGAATCTCTGGTGCAAATAGATTTGAAACATCAATAGCAATAGCTGAAAAATTAACTCAAGCAAATGTTAAAACAGTTGTAGTTGCAAATGGTTACAAATCACCTGATGCTTTAACAGCTGGACCATTAGCATTTACAAAAAATGCAGCTATTATTTTATCAACAGAAACTGACTTTACATCTAGCCAAAATACTTATATAGGCACAATTAAAAATATTGAAACAGCTTATATAGCAGGTGGAGTAAACTCAGTAAAACCGGCAGTAAAAACTGCATTAGAAACATTAGTTGAAAATAGTAGAGACAAATAA
- a CDS encoding YvrJ family protein: MEEILGYIANIGFPIVITVFLLARIENKLENLSNSIQELSTVIKSKK, encoded by the coding sequence ATGGAAGAGATTTTAGGATATATTGCTAATATTGGTTTTCCAATTGTAATAACAGTTTTCTTGTTAGCTAGAATTGAAAATAAATTAGAAAACCTATCTAATAGTATCCAAGAATTATCAACAGTAATTAAAAGTAAAAAATAA
- a CDS encoding DUF2922 domain-containing protein, whose product MNSYLMLKFANELDETLQLRVDNIKNGLTDEVVKAAIVNIAESNALQGKKGTMTKAVEAKVVETTYTEFNIA is encoded by the coding sequence ATGAATAGTTATTTAATGTTGAAATTTGCAAATGAATTAGATGAAACTTTGCAATTAAGAGTAGATAATATTAAAAATGGTTTAACAGACGAAGTTGTTAAGGCTGCTATAGTAAATATTGCTGAGTCAAATGCATTACAAGGGAAAAAAGGTACTATGACTAAGGCTGTTGAAGCTAAAGTAGTAGAAACAACTTACACTGAATTTAATATAGCTTAA
- a CDS encoding cell wall-binding repeat-containing protein, whose product MLRTKRITSFLLAFVMVFSIFVGTTSKAQNDNNDSVTVQDQDAQKGQETTPVLEDAENTGDSDDDTNVPAEPKPEEVKFKAEINSLKVDDEEKENLTESQIEVYGLQLKKINSEDTVDFNTEETMEKVKKYKVVVDDGYNIKSITIKNGEESVKLESDLSFTTPETGNKLVFDIVLESVGTVTTTVTSLKVDDKEPITTATELTAAKLKEYGLKLKRNETELDFPSDTNKLVNELEYEVISSKYDIEEVKFGTGDNRETATDNKFTVPNDATALNFDITLKTKVVADKVTRLEGTDRYETAVEIAKEAYPTAKNVIIANGEVSADALAAGPLANELEAPILLVRDNSAIQGVKNYIRDNGVEKIYVVGGRNSVSENLVRELQAVKEGVTTSRIDGKDRYETSIKVATTLKDKGYTNGVIIANGTDAKDADALAASTYATEKKMPIVLTNGSVLTTEVKAGLKTIGATKATIIGGPQTVAENIINGTALTYTSEGRISGVNRFETSVAIAEKLTQANVKTVVVANGYKSPDALTAGPLAFTKNAAIILSTETDFTSSQNTYIGTIKNIETAYIAGGVNSVKPAVKTALETLVENSRDK is encoded by the coding sequence ATGTTAAGAACAAAAAGAATAACAAGTTTTTTATTAGCTTTTGTTATGGTTTTTTCAATATTTGTAGGAACTACATCAAAAGCTCAGAATGATAATAATGATTCTGTTACGGTGCAAGATCAAGACGCTCAAAAAGGACAAGAAACAACACCGGTTTTAGAAGATGCAGAAAATACAGGTGACTCAGATGACGATACGAATGTTCCAGCAGAACCTAAACCTGAAGAAGTTAAGTTTAAAGCTGAAATAAACTCTTTAAAAGTGGATGATGAAGAAAAAGAAAATTTAACGGAAAGTCAAATTGAAGTATATGGTTTACAACTAAAAAAAATTAACTCTGAAGATACTGTAGATTTTAATACAGAGGAAACTATGGAAAAAGTAAAGAAATATAAAGTTGTTGTAGACGATGGGTATAATATAAAATCAATAACTATTAAAAATGGTGAAGAAAGTGTAAAACTTGAAAGTGATCTTTCATTTACTACACCAGAAACTGGAAATAAATTAGTTTTTGATATTGTTTTAGAGTCAGTAGGTACTGTAACTACTACTGTAACTTCTTTGAAAGTTGATGATAAAGAACCGATAACAACAGCAACAGAACTTACAGCAGCAAAACTAAAAGAATACGGTTTAAAATTAAAAAGAAATGAAACTGAATTAGATTTTCCTTCAGATACTAACAAATTAGTTAATGAATTGGAATATGAAGTAATATCAAGTAAATATGATATTGAAGAGGTTAAATTTGGAACTGGAGATAATAGAGAAACAGCAACAGATAATAAATTTACAGTACCAAACGATGCGACCGCATTAAATTTTGATATCACTTTAAAAACAAAAGTGGTAGCTGATAAAGTAACAAGACTTGAAGGTACTGATCGTTATGAAACAGCAGTAGAAATAGCTAAGGAAGCTTATCCAACAGCGAAAAATGTAATAATAGCAAATGGAGAAGTTTCAGCAGATGCATTAGCAGCAGGACCTTTAGCTAATGAATTAGAAGCTCCAATACTTTTAGTTAGGGACAACTCTGCAATTCAAGGTGTTAAAAACTATATTAGAGATAATGGTGTAGAAAAAATATATGTAGTAGGTGGAAGAAATTCCGTTTCTGAAAATCTAGTTAGAGAATTACAAGCAGTAAAAGAAGGCGTAACAACTAGCAGAATTGATGGTAAAGACCGTTACGAAACTTCCATTAAGGTAGCTACTACATTAAAAGATAAAGGTTATACTAATGGAGTAATTATAGCAAATGGTACAGATGCAAAAGATGCCGATGCCTTAGCAGCATCAACTTATGCAACAGAAAAGAAAATGCCAATAGTATTAACTAATGGAAGTGTACTAACTACAGAAGTTAAAGCTGGGTTAAAAACTATAGGGGCAACAAAGGCTACTATAATTGGTGGACCACAAACAGTTGCTGAAAATATAATTAATGGAACAGCTCTTACTTATACAAGTGAAGGAAGAATCTCCGGTGTAAATAGATTTGAAACATCAGTAGCAATAGCTGAAAAATTAACTCAAGCAAATGTTAAAACAGTAGTAGTTGCAAATGGTTACAAATCACCTGATGCCTTAACAGCTGGACCATTAGCATTTACAAAAAATGCAGCTATTATTTTATCAACAGAAACTGACTTTACATCTAGCCAAAACACTTATATAGGCACAATTAAAAATATTGAAACAGCTTATATAGCAGGTGGAGTAAACTCAGTAAAACCGGCAGTAAAAACTGCATTAGAAACATTAGTTGAAAATAGTAGAGATAAATAA